A section of the Mycobacterium sp. 3519A genome encodes:
- a CDS encoding cytochrome P450, whose product MSVVRVTCPTVFEADLPTVSYEDAPTPDAVHTALKEARDRSPIAMGAHGPEILGYELAHTALRDPRLAPPPGLGLEAQGITSGPLWDRVTATLLSVNGEEHARMRRLMCKAFSPRAVARLDTTIVDIVTQLTDPLLAAGRCDVVADIARPYPVPVICVLLGAPKQDWQLFSAWADEFFKTFTFKAAEYEPDILKAWGELDDYVDDMVADRRNSPTDDLISELIRAEDDGDRLSMAELRMLAGGLLMAGTDTTRNQVAAAVDVLCDHPQQWALLAERPELAMHAVEELMRYQPVTIGVMRMTLQDVAYEGVTIPAGTFVLVNTVAANRDPAVYDDPDRLDITRDGAAPMQSFGAGAHYCLGANLARREIAEALRVMTRRMRNVRRSGPAPWKPMVGITGPATLPVEFDAA is encoded by the coding sequence GTGAGCGTCGTCAGGGTCACCTGCCCCACGGTTTTCGAAGCCGACCTACCCACCGTCTCCTACGAGGACGCGCCCACTCCCGATGCCGTGCACACCGCGCTCAAGGAGGCGCGCGATCGGTCCCCGATCGCGATGGGCGCGCACGGGCCCGAGATCTTGGGCTACGAGTTGGCACATACCGCCCTGCGCGATCCCCGGCTGGCACCGCCACCGGGCTTGGGCCTCGAGGCACAGGGCATCACCTCAGGTCCGCTGTGGGACCGCGTGACCGCGACGCTGCTCAGCGTCAACGGCGAGGAACACGCCCGCATGCGCCGGCTGATGTGCAAGGCCTTCAGCCCGCGCGCGGTCGCCCGATTGGACACCACGATCGTCGACATCGTCACGCAACTGACCGATCCGCTGCTGGCCGCGGGCCGCTGTGACGTCGTCGCCGATATCGCCCGCCCGTACCCGGTTCCGGTCATCTGCGTACTGCTCGGCGCGCCGAAACAGGACTGGCAGCTGTTCTCCGCGTGGGCCGACGAGTTCTTCAAGACGTTCACCTTCAAGGCGGCCGAGTACGAGCCCGACATCTTGAAGGCGTGGGGTGAACTCGACGACTACGTCGACGACATGGTCGCCGACCGTCGCAACTCCCCCACCGACGACCTGATCTCCGAACTGATCCGCGCCGAGGACGACGGCGACCGGCTGAGCATGGCCGAACTGCGGATGCTGGCAGGCGGCCTGCTGATGGCAGGCACCGACACCACCCGCAACCAGGTGGCCGCGGCGGTCGACGTGCTCTGCGATCATCCGCAGCAGTGGGCGCTGCTCGCCGAACGTCCCGAGTTGGCGATGCACGCGGTCGAGGAGTTGATGCGCTACCAACCCGTCACCATCGGGGTCATGCGCATGACGTTGCAGGACGTCGCATACGAAGGCGTCACCATCCCGGCAGGCACGTTCGTTCTGGTCAACACCGTCGCCGCGAACCGCGACCCGGCCGTCTACGACGACCCGGACCGGCTCGACATCACCCGCGACGGTGCCGCCCCGATGCAGTCCTTCGGTGCGGGCGCGCACTACTGCCTCGGCGCGAACCTCGCCCGGCGTGAGATCGCCGAAGCCTTGCGCGTCATGACCCGGCGGATGCGCAACGTGCGTCGCAGCGGACCGGCGCCGTGGAAGCCGATGGTGGGGATCACCGGACCCGCCACTCTTCCGGTGGAATTCGACGCGGCTTGA
- a CDS encoding XdhC family protein, with the protein MRDVLDDLLTVWRAGGTAGVATVVRTIKSAPRPPGATMVVAPDGTVAGSVSGGCVEAAVYELANEVVASGQPELQRYGISDDDAFAVGLTCGGIIDIFAEPVSRNTFPQLEAIADNIGARRPTAVATVIAHPDPSWLGRRLVVGPDTVDGSLGSQRADDAVADDARGLLAAGRTAVLSYGPDGQRQEAGMEVFVASHAPPPRMLIFGAIDFAAALARQGSFLGYRVTVCDARPVFATPARFPHADEVVVDWPDRYLREQAEQDAIDARTAICVLTHDPKFDVPVLQVAVRLPEVDYIGVMGSRRTHEDRMARLRDVGLTDAELDRVSSPIGLDLGARTPEETAVSIAAEIIARRWGGGGKPLAEVGGRIHHD; encoded by the coding sequence GTGCGAGACGTACTCGACGATCTGCTGACCGTATGGCGGGCCGGCGGCACGGCGGGTGTCGCCACCGTCGTGCGCACCATCAAGTCCGCGCCGCGCCCCCCGGGCGCCACCATGGTGGTCGCCCCCGACGGCACGGTCGCCGGTTCGGTGTCCGGCGGCTGCGTCGAGGCCGCCGTCTACGAACTCGCCAACGAGGTGGTCGCCAGCGGCCAACCGGAACTGCAGCGCTACGGGATCTCCGACGACGACGCATTCGCGGTCGGATTGACCTGCGGCGGCATCATCGACATCTTCGCAGAGCCGGTGTCGCGCAACACTTTTCCCCAGCTGGAGGCGATCGCCGACAATATCGGCGCACGCCGCCCGACGGCCGTTGCCACCGTGATCGCCCACCCCGACCCCAGCTGGCTCGGGCGCAGGCTGGTCGTCGGACCGGACACCGTCGACGGGTCGCTCGGCTCGCAGCGCGCCGACGACGCGGTGGCCGACGACGCCAGAGGCCTGCTCGCCGCGGGCCGCACGGCCGTGCTGAGTTACGGGCCCGACGGCCAGCGCCAGGAGGCAGGCATGGAGGTGTTCGTCGCCAGCCACGCACCGCCGCCGCGGATGCTGATCTTCGGCGCCATCGACTTCGCCGCCGCCCTCGCCCGGCAGGGCTCCTTCCTCGGCTATCGGGTCACGGTGTGCGACGCCAGACCCGTGTTCGCGACGCCCGCCCGATTCCCGCACGCCGACGAGGTCGTCGTCGACTGGCCGGACCGCTACCTGCGCGAGCAGGCCGAACAGGACGCGATTGACGCCAGGACCGCGATCTGCGTGCTGACCCACGATCCCAAATTCGACGTGCCGGTGCTGCAGGTGGCGGTGCGGCTACCTGAGGTGGACTACATCGGCGTGATGGGCTCGCGCCGCACGCACGAGGACCGGATGGCCCGACTGCGCGACGTCGGCCTGACCGACGCCGAACTCGATCGGGTGTCCAGTCCGATCGGCCTCGACCTAGGCGCGCGCACCCCCGAGGAAACCGCGGTGTCGATCGCCGCGGAGATCATCGCCCGCCGCTGGGGCGGCGGCGGCAAGCCGTTGGCCGAGGTCGGCGGCCGTATTCACCACGATTGA
- a CDS encoding xanthine dehydrogenase family protein molybdopterin-binding subunit translates to MTETVAPRYAGARVPRVEDNRLLTGRGTFVDDVIRPGMLHACFVRSPFARAKLGGIDASAALALPGVRAVFTAADINPDVKEAWHAVAGKDIADTPRPPLAEGEAKFVGDPVALVIAESRYIAEDAVELVEVDYEPLPAVVDFTKAVGSDVIVHEAYPDNVAGGLAGAPPDEETFASAAHVAEASVYQQIYAPVPMETRGMVVEWEASSEELTVWASTQTPHELRAFAARLLGIPAQRVRVIMRDTGGGFGQKVVPMREDMCILLAARKVGFALKWIEDRRENLMSAGQARHVDGKARMAFDDEGNILAADIDFTYDIGAYPTPYPVLTTAAVGMFFPGPYRVPKASFNYKTVFSNTAGLAAYRGPWQYETLTREILLDIAARKMNMDPVELRRRNILRGDEMPYFNPNGMPYDHVAPADTFDQAVKILDHEGFRREQREALEQGRYIGLGFSAYIEPTGAATGHLATEGATIRMEPTGKINVYVNGGSTGNSLETTVVQLTADALGAEIDDVSTIQGDTAVTPYGAGTQGSRSGPMTAGAVNEAGTILRKQIVAMAAARLGVDEDAIELGGSRAFVRDDDSKSVTFGELAYRAYYEPQQLPAGMSASLEATARFTSQAPIHWANATHACTCEVDIETGHVTLMRYIVSEDVGAMINPNVVEGQIAGGTVQGIGGALLEEMAYDDDGNPLSSTFVDYLVPTATEVPPIEFGHVEIPGPGVGGYKGVGEGGAIGATPAVINAINDALAPLGVTLTRLPASPCAIVALIEESQ, encoded by the coding sequence GTGACGGAAACGGTTGCCCCCCGATATGCAGGCGCCCGAGTTCCCCGCGTCGAAGACAACCGCCTGCTGACCGGTCGCGGCACCTTTGTCGACGACGTCATCAGGCCAGGCATGCTGCACGCCTGTTTCGTGCGCAGCCCCTTCGCACGCGCGAAGCTGGGCGGCATCGACGCCTCCGCTGCCCTGGCGCTGCCGGGCGTGCGTGCGGTATTCACCGCGGCCGATATCAATCCGGATGTCAAAGAGGCCTGGCACGCCGTCGCCGGCAAGGACATCGCGGACACGCCGCGGCCGCCGCTGGCCGAGGGCGAGGCGAAATTCGTCGGCGACCCGGTGGCGTTGGTGATCGCCGAGAGCCGTTACATCGCCGAAGACGCCGTCGAACTGGTCGAGGTCGACTACGAACCGCTGCCTGCGGTCGTCGACTTCACCAAGGCCGTCGGCTCCGACGTGATCGTCCATGAGGCGTATCCCGACAACGTGGCGGGCGGGTTGGCGGGTGCGCCGCCTGACGAGGAGACGTTCGCATCCGCCGCGCACGTCGCGGAAGCCAGTGTCTACCAACAGATCTACGCGCCGGTGCCGATGGAGACCCGGGGCATGGTCGTCGAGTGGGAGGCGTCGTCGGAGGAACTGACGGTGTGGGCGTCCACCCAGACGCCGCACGAGCTGCGGGCGTTCGCCGCGAGACTGCTCGGCATTCCGGCGCAGCGCGTGCGGGTCATCATGCGCGACACCGGCGGTGGTTTCGGCCAGAAGGTCGTGCCGATGCGCGAGGACATGTGCATCCTGCTGGCCGCCCGCAAGGTGGGGTTCGCGTTGAAGTGGATCGAGGACCGGCGCGAGAACCTGATGTCGGCCGGCCAGGCGCGCCACGTCGACGGCAAGGCCAGGATGGCGTTCGACGACGAGGGCAACATCCTGGCCGCCGACATCGACTTCACCTACGACATCGGCGCATATCCGACGCCGTACCCGGTGCTGACGACCGCCGCGGTCGGCATGTTCTTTCCCGGCCCGTACCGGGTGCCGAAGGCCAGCTTCAACTACAAGACGGTGTTCTCCAACACCGCGGGCCTCGCCGCGTATCGCGGACCGTGGCAGTACGAGACGCTGACCCGCGAGATCCTGCTCGACATCGCCGCGCGCAAGATGAACATGGATCCCGTCGAGCTGCGGCGGCGCAACATCCTGCGCGGCGACGAGATGCCCTACTTCAACCCCAACGGCATGCCGTACGACCACGTCGCGCCAGCGGACACCTTCGATCAGGCAGTGAAAATCCTTGACCACGAAGGGTTTCGCCGCGAACAACGCGAGGCGCTGGAGCAGGGCCGCTACATCGGCCTCGGCTTCTCGGCGTACATCGAGCCGACGGGCGCGGCCACCGGGCACCTCGCCACCGAGGGCGCGACCATTCGGATGGAGCCCACCGGCAAGATCAACGTCTACGTCAACGGCGGGTCGACCGGCAACAGCCTCGAGACCACGGTGGTGCAGTTGACCGCCGACGCGCTCGGCGCCGAGATCGACGACGTGTCAACGATTCAGGGCGACACCGCAGTGACGCCGTATGGCGCGGGCACCCAGGGCAGTCGGTCGGGTCCGATGACCGCGGGCGCGGTCAACGAGGCGGGCACGATCCTGCGCAAGCAGATCGTCGCGATGGCCGCCGCCAGGCTCGGGGTCGACGAGGACGCGATCGAACTGGGCGGGTCCCGCGCTTTTGTTCGCGACGACGACTCCAAGAGCGTGACGTTCGGCGAACTGGCCTATCGCGCGTACTACGAACCGCAGCAGTTGCCCGCAGGGATGTCGGCGTCGTTGGAGGCGACCGCGCGCTTCACGTCGCAGGCCCCGATCCACTGGGCGAACGCCACCCACGCCTGCACCTGCGAGGTGGACATCGAAACCGGCCATGTCACACTCATGCGCTACATCGTCAGCGAGGACGTCGGCGCGATGATCAACCCGAACGTCGTCGAGGGCCAGATCGCGGGCGGCACGGTTCAGGGCATCGGCGGCGCGCTGCTGGAAGAGATGGCCTATGACGACGACGGAAACCCGTTGTCCTCCACCTTCGTCGACTATCTGGTGCCGACGGCCACCGAGGTGCCACCCATCGAGTTCGGCCACGTCGAGATCCCGGGACCGGGCGTCGGCGGTTACAAGGGCGTCGGCGAGGGCGGAGCGATCGGGGCGACGCCCGCGGTGATCAATGCGATCAACGACGCGTTGGCGCCGCTCGGTGTGACACTGACCCGATTGCCCGCCAGTCCCTGCGCCATCGTTGCGCTCATCGAGGAGTCCCAATAG
- a CDS encoding DUF732 domain-containing protein, giving the protein MRKKHLLAAVAFAVGTATALAAPASADDQLDQAFLKGLQQKGVSVSSPDQALSLAHSTCDILEHGGTVNDALNMLTKKTKWSIQKSADFGGLAVYAYCKDKLPSGSGG; this is encoded by the coding sequence ATGAGAAAGAAGCACCTGCTGGCGGCGGTCGCATTCGCAGTGGGCACGGCCACGGCGCTCGCGGCGCCGGCCTCCGCCGATGATCAGTTGGACCAGGCGTTCCTCAAGGGTCTGCAGCAGAAGGGCGTCTCGGTGAGTTCGCCAGACCAGGCGTTGAGCCTGGCACATTCGACGTGCGACATCCTCGAGCACGGCGGCACCGTCAACGACGCGCTGAACATGCTGACGAAGAAGACCAAGTGGTCGATCCAGAAGTCCGCGGACTTCGGCGGCCTGGCGGTCTACGCCTACTGCAAGGACAAACTGCCCTCGGGCAGCGGCGGCTGA
- a CDS encoding xanthine dehydrogenase family protein subunit M: MKAAAFAYHRPSAVDEAVDLLAEYGEDAKILAGGQSLVPMLAMRLTHFDNLIDISRIDELVGIDLQDGQIRIGAATPHAFVGMDDEVADSVPLLTLATPYIGHFQIRTRGTLGGAIAHADPAAEYAAVALALDAHMEAVAPRGTRQIPASAFFTGLWENSMAADEILTAVRFPVRGARSGFAVEEFARRHGDFAIAGAAIAVELDDDSRVSRCGIGLLGLGSTPLRGSAAEEAVLGRPVADVAADEVGRLAIDSLDDIPADLQGSAAYRAKVGATMVARAWEKATAEASNA, from the coding sequence ATGAAAGCTGCCGCATTCGCCTACCACCGACCGAGCGCGGTGGACGAGGCGGTCGATCTGCTCGCCGAATACGGCGAGGACGCGAAGATCCTCGCGGGCGGTCAAAGCCTGGTGCCCATGTTGGCGATGCGCCTGACGCATTTCGACAACCTGATCGACATCTCCCGGATCGACGAGCTTGTCGGTATCGACCTGCAGGACGGGCAGATTCGGATCGGGGCAGCGACGCCGCACGCGTTCGTCGGGATGGACGACGAGGTCGCCGACTCCGTGCCGTTGTTGACGCTGGCGACGCCGTACATCGGGCACTTCCAGATCCGGACGCGCGGCACGCTCGGCGGCGCCATCGCCCACGCGGATCCGGCCGCGGAGTATGCGGCGGTCGCGTTGGCGTTGGACGCGCACATGGAGGCGGTGGCGCCACGGGGGACGCGTCAGATTCCGGCCTCGGCGTTCTTCACCGGGCTGTGGGAGAACTCGATGGCCGCCGATGAGATTCTGACCGCCGTGCGGTTCCCGGTCCGAGGTGCGCGGTCCGGATTCGCGGTGGAGGAATTCGCGCGCAGGCACGGTGATTTCGCGATCGCGGGGGCGGCAATCGCCGTCGAACTGGACGACGATTCACGCGTCAGCCGCTGCGGGATAGGGCTTTTGGGACTCGGCTCGACGCCGCTGCGCGGTTCGGCCGCGGAGGAAGCGGTGCTCGGGCGGCCGGTCGCCGACGTCGCCGCTGACGAAGTCGGCCGGTTGGCGATCGACTCACTCGACGACATTCCGGCCGACCTGCAGGGCTCGGCCGCCTATCGGGCCAAGGTCGGGGCGACCATGGTGGCCCGCGCATGGGAGAAAGCGACCGCGGAGGCGAGCAATGCATGA
- a CDS encoding SRPBCC family protein, protein MELNNEFRVAVPAATTWEVLTDVERVAPCLPGATLLSVDSDQFTGAVKVKVGPITVSYKGEAAFLEKDAAAQRVVLKANGKETRGNGNAAAVVTAQLKDEGDATSVLITTDLTISGKAAQFGRGVLGDVAGNLIAQFAKALEADILGGAAPAASAPAAETPTAASQPAAADSVDLLKVVAVPMAKRFAPALAALTVGGIIGFLLGRRRR, encoded by the coding sequence GTGGAGCTGAACAACGAATTTCGAGTCGCGGTGCCTGCGGCGACGACGTGGGAGGTGCTGACCGACGTCGAACGGGTCGCGCCGTGCCTGCCGGGGGCGACGCTGCTGTCGGTCGACAGCGACCAGTTCACCGGTGCCGTCAAGGTGAAGGTCGGCCCGATCACCGTGTCGTACAAGGGTGAAGCGGCGTTCCTGGAGAAGGACGCCGCGGCGCAACGGGTGGTGCTCAAAGCCAACGGCAAGGAGACGCGGGGCAACGGCAACGCCGCCGCGGTGGTGACGGCGCAACTCAAGGACGAAGGCGACGCCACCAGCGTGCTGATCACCACCGACCTGACCATCTCGGGTAAGGCGGCTCAGTTCGGCCGCGGGGTCCTCGGCGACGTCGCAGGCAATCTGATCGCCCAGTTCGCCAAGGCGCTCGAGGCCGACATCCTCGGCGGAGCTGCACCTGCCGCCAGCGCGCCTGCGGCTGAAACTCCCACGGCGGCAAGCCAACCCGCGGCGGCCGATTCCGTCGACTTGTTGAAGGTAGTCGCGGTGCCGATGGCCAAGCGGTTCGCACCGGCGCTGGCTGCGCTGACGGTGGGCGGCATCATCGGCTTCCTGCTGGGCAGGCGGCGCCGATGA
- a CDS encoding (2Fe-2S)-binding protein: MHEWPVKVSVNGQPTEATVEPRLTLADYLRERCGLTGTHLGCEHGACGACTVLVDGQATRSCLMFAVQADGCEVTTVEGIASEDGELSPVQAAMRACHGLQCGFCTPGFVVSITALLRDNPTPTDEEIREGLSGNFCRCTGYQGIVDAVHRAAEMQA, from the coding sequence ATGCATGAGTGGCCGGTGAAGGTGTCCGTCAACGGGCAACCGACCGAGGCGACCGTGGAACCGAGGCTGACGCTGGCTGACTACCTGCGTGAGAGGTGCGGCCTGACCGGGACGCATCTGGGCTGCGAGCACGGTGCCTGCGGGGCGTGCACCGTGTTGGTCGACGGGCAGGCGACGCGCTCGTGTCTGATGTTCGCGGTGCAGGCCGACGGGTGCGAGGTGACCACGGTCGAGGGCATCGCGTCGGAGGACGGGGAGTTGTCGCCCGTGCAGGCGGCGATGCGCGCGTGCCACGGCCTTCAGTGCGGGTTCTGCACGCCGGGATTCGTCGTGTCGATCACCGCGCTGCTGCGGGACAACCCGACGCCGACGGACGAGGAGATCCGGGAAGGCCTGTCCGGCAATTTCTGCCGGTGCACCGGATATCAGGGCATCGTCGACGCAGTTCACCGCGCCGCGGAAATGCAAGCCTGA
- a CDS encoding DUF4185 domain-containing protein, giving the protein MGAAAFVGRVGGLAVALGVGTAIATGHGVAVADTTDSDPPSDTSTETGSGGTETKTTTSTTTHTETSSQPVTSDSDKDTAGSEDTKATTGPVKGVVTAQTNTGTSGGTVTKPTTVPTPESEASEPETPTPEPAEPSATPQPKPTSTKKASAKAVEKSAPSPTARAVSSVADPAVSIRSADLADPIAVFADARTLAAASPTMMPTMMSPKTAAAVTTLDTQAPKVPTTPQNPLTAVTKLVSNVIGFVLNPLAGNAPTTPAQPPLIWSLLAFARREFDNFFAALAGSPTDTASPVQRLTSLALAALVPDRPNFPYPGQQLSPSTKFVDWVTGNFLPNNTDQRFDIWGTDVGVMWDNGIPDDPKTLINEHQVLIAVGDTFGGDQMSGYWRNNTILRSGDTLLVDGMSIPDGEWFNGNMFGGAPLNSPTSARPVIFKEILPAGLPTGVTLIPTAGISLQTPGTKYGATQYMSFMSVKQWGNPGSWTTNYSAIAYSVDNGENWLVAPTSVRMNSGGNKNFQQQAFVMGNDGYVYAYGTPNGRQGAAYVARVLPQDILDVSKYEYYRKGTKTWFSSTPAGWYKNAPSKATSVFGKESGACGVAKAGNTVSEMSVQYNKSLNKYVVLYGDQFNNIVIRTADSPQGKWSTATTILKQQNGGIYAPMMHPWSPSTLGTGTDLYWNLSLWSEYNVMLMRTDLTKV; this is encoded by the coding sequence ATGGGAGCCGCAGCGTTTGTCGGCCGGGTCGGGGGGCTTGCGGTCGCGCTCGGAGTTGGCACCGCGATCGCCACGGGGCACGGGGTCGCCGTCGCGGACACCACCGATTCGGACCCACCGTCTGACACCTCGACCGAGACCGGGTCGGGCGGGACCGAAACCAAGACCACCACCTCGACCACCACCCACACCGAAACCTCCTCTCAGCCCGTCACCTCCGATTCGGACAAGGACACGGCAGGGTCCGAAGACACCAAAGCCACCACGGGACCCGTGAAGGGCGTCGTCACCGCCCAGACCAACACCGGAACATCCGGCGGCACGGTGACCAAGCCGACGACCGTGCCGACGCCCGAATCCGAAGCGTCTGAGCCCGAGACGCCCACGCCCGAGCCCGCTGAGCCCAGTGCGACTCCGCAGCCGAAGCCGACCAGCACGAAGAAGGCGTCGGCCAAAGCCGTCGAAAAATCGGCCCCGTCGCCCACTGCGCGCGCCGTGTCATCCGTCGCGGATCCGGCGGTATCGATCCGATCAGCCGACCTCGCCGACCCCATAGCCGTTTTCGCCGACGCGCGCACACTTGCCGCCGCCTCGCCGACCATGATGCCGACCATGATGTCGCCCAAGACGGCCGCCGCGGTCACCACGCTGGACACCCAGGCCCCGAAGGTCCCCACCACACCCCAGAACCCGCTGACCGCAGTGACCAAGCTGGTGTCCAACGTCATCGGTTTCGTGCTGAATCCGTTGGCAGGCAACGCGCCGACGACGCCGGCCCAACCACCGCTGATCTGGAGCCTGCTTGCGTTCGCCCGCAGGGAGTTCGACAACTTCTTCGCCGCGCTGGCGGGTAGCCCCACCGATACCGCATCACCGGTGCAGCGGCTCACCAGTCTGGCGTTGGCGGCCCTGGTGCCGGATCGGCCGAACTTCCCGTACCCCGGTCAGCAGCTGAGCCCGTCGACCAAGTTCGTCGACTGGGTGACGGGAAACTTCCTGCCCAACAACACCGACCAACGCTTCGACATCTGGGGCACCGACGTCGGCGTCATGTGGGACAACGGAATTCCCGACGACCCCAAGACACTGATCAACGAGCACCAGGTGCTCATCGCCGTCGGCGACACCTTCGGCGGTGACCAGATGAGCGGCTATTGGCGCAACAACACCATTCTGCGCAGCGGCGACACGTTGCTCGTGGACGGCATGTCGATACCCGACGGAGAGTGGTTCAACGGCAACATGTTCGGCGGCGCCCCACTGAACAGCCCCACCTCGGCGCGTCCGGTCATCTTCAAGGAGATTCTGCCCGCCGGTCTGCCGACGGGGGTGACGCTGATTCCGACGGCGGGGATTTCGCTGCAGACCCCCGGCACCAAGTACGGGGCGACGCAGTACATGAGCTTCATGTCGGTCAAGCAGTGGGGTAATCCTGGTTCCTGGACGACGAACTATTCGGCCATCGCGTATTCGGTGGACAACGGCGAGAACTGGCTGGTCGCCCCGACGAGTGTCCGAATGAACTCGGGCGGTAACAAGAACTTCCAGCAGCAGGCGTTCGTGATGGGCAACGACGGCTACGTGTACGCCTACGGCACGCCGAACGGCAGGCAAGGCGCGGCGTACGTCGCCCGGGTGCTGCCGCAGGACATCCTGGATGTCTCGAAGTACGAGTACTACCGCAAAGGCACCAAGACGTGGTTCTCGAGTACGCCCGCCGGGTGGTACAAGAATGCCCCGAGCAAGGCCACCTCGGTGTTCGGCAAGGAATCCGGCGCATGCGGGGTGGCCAAGGCGGGTAACACCGTCAGCGAAATGTCCGTGCAGTACAACAAGTCGCTCAACAAGTACGTGGTGCTCTACGGCGACCAGTTCAACAACATCGTGATCCGCACCGCGGACTCGCCACAGGGCAAATGGTCTACGGCGACAACCATTCTCAAGCAGCAAAACGGCGGCATCTACGCGCCGATGATGCATCCGTGGTCGCCATCGACGTTGGGCACGGGCACCGACCTGTACTGGAATCTATCGCTGTGGTCGGAGTACAACGTGATGTTGATGCGTACCGACCTGACTAAGGTGTGA
- a CDS encoding M15 family metallopeptidase, translated as MRVPGWAALAISCAICAVPGTATAAPVPPVSDAARAAGLVDVRTVVPDAVIDLRYATPNNFVGVPLYPADARCLVHESMAQGLAAAAAVLRPAGEVLQFWDCYRPHDVQVRMFEAVPNPNWVARPGPYSSSHETGRSVDVTIADAAGPIDMGTDFDNFTSSAFAYATDGVSATAQANRGRLRDAMKAGGLTVYQGEWWHFDTSDAHQKRPIVNVAVN; from the coding sequence GTGCGCGTACCTGGTTGGGCTGCGCTGGCGATATCGTGCGCGATCTGCGCTGTTCCCGGCACTGCGACCGCGGCGCCGGTGCCTCCGGTTTCGGACGCCGCGCGGGCGGCGGGGCTGGTCGACGTCCGCACCGTCGTGCCCGACGCGGTCATCGACCTTCGGTACGCGACGCCGAACAACTTCGTGGGTGTGCCGCTGTATCCCGCCGACGCCCGGTGCCTGGTGCACGAGTCGATGGCGCAGGGACTGGCCGCCGCGGCGGCGGTGCTGCGACCGGCAGGTGAAGTGCTGCAGTTCTGGGACTGCTATCGGCCGCACGACGTGCAGGTGCGGATGTTCGAGGCGGTGCCCAACCCGAACTGGGTGGCCCGGCCCGGCCCGTACTCCAGTAGCCACGAAACGGGCCGGTCGGTCGACGTGACGATCGCCGACGCCGCGGGCCCGATCGACATGGGCACCGATTTCGACAACTTCACATCCAGCGCGTTCGCCTACGCGACCGACGGTGTCAGCGCGACCGCACAGGCCAATCGCGGCCGGTTGCGCGACGCGATGAAGGCGGGCGGGCTGACGGTCTACCAGGGTGAGTGGTGGCATTTCGACACCAGCGACGCGCACCAGAAGCGCCCGATTGTCAATGTGGCTGTGAATTAG
- a CDS encoding DKNYY domain-containing protein produces MRRSIAALCLLAVTLTQACSGNKTPNSLFDAAGYHVRGDKVYYLAAFPGNAFEITGADPASFKAFDTTYAKDNAAAYFDGHPISGVDAATFEVLGRGGFAKDRSRVYQLDRPISDDPAHFELLDGGLSKDSTAVYWTDGGILSDDPTHFAVVANNDHYLFTKDGRTVHVNGNPIAGADPATFRVVGGAYAQDARHVFYFADPVAVADAASFRPLDGPYARDDARVYWMGKAIDGADPATFRVLNAAFECSADAERAYYRQTVIAGADPRDFEPGRAVTNCSETSISFAD; encoded by the coding sequence ATGCGCAGATCGATTGCAGCCCTGTGTCTGCTGGCGGTGACGCTGACCCAGGCCTGCAGCGGTAACAAGACACCCAACTCGCTGTTCGACGCCGCCGGCTACCACGTGCGTGGGGACAAGGTCTACTACCTGGCCGCGTTCCCCGGCAACGCGTTCGAGATCACGGGCGCCGATCCGGCGTCGTTCAAGGCGTTCGACACCACCTACGCGAAGGACAACGCAGCCGCCTATTTCGACGGCCATCCGATATCCGGCGTCGACGCAGCGACTTTCGAAGTACTCGGCCGCGGCGGGTTCGCCAAGGACCGCAGCCGCGTCTACCAACTGGACCGGCCGATCAGCGACGACCCCGCCCACTTCGAACTGCTCGACGGCGGACTGTCCAAGGACAGCACCGCGGTGTACTGGACCGACGGCGGGATACTGTCCGACGACCCAACACATTTCGCGGTCGTCGCGAACAACGACCACTACCTCTTCACGAAGGACGGCCGGACCGTGCACGTGAACGGTAATCCGATCGCAGGCGCCGACCCGGCCACGTTCCGGGTCGTCGGAGGCGCCTACGCGCAGGACGCCCGGCACGTGTTCTACTTCGCCGACCCGGTGGCGGTCGCAGATGCGGCGTCGTTTCGTCCGCTCGACGGGCCGTACGCACGCGACGACGCCCGCGTCTACTGGATGGGCAAGGCGATCGACGGCGCCGACCCGGCCACCTTCCGCGTGCTGAACGCCGCCTTCGAATGTTCCGCGGACGCCGAGCGCGCCTACTACCGGCAGACCGTCATCGCGGGCGCCGACCCGCGGGACTTCGAGCCTGGGCGCGCCGTCACCAACTGCAGCGAGACGTCGATCTCATTCGCGGACTAG